A window of Cryptomeria japonica chromosome 3, Sugi_1.0, whole genome shotgun sequence contains these coding sequences:
- the LOC131036011 gene encoding PLAT domain-containing protein 3, with translation MACKRFLFLVLVLVLSLSSHLVSADDSSATCVYTVYVRTGSIWKGGTDSNISLALIDYLGEEIYTSNLESWGGLMGPGYNYFERGNLDIFSGRGPCLSAPVCKMILSSDGTGPHHGWYCNYVEITSTGPHIPCNQQLFTVEQWLATDVNPYELTAERDLCESSEIRAKGGSQLRLD, from the exons ATGGCCTGCAAAAGGTTTCTTTTCCTTGTGCTGGTGCTTGTTCTTTCACTTTCCTCGCATTTGGTCTCTGCAGACGATTCATCA GCGACCTGCGTCTACACGGTATATGTCCGCACAGGCAGCATATGGAAGGGCGGAACGGATTCGAACATCAGCCTGGCTCTGATCGATTACTTAGGCGAGGAAATTTACACGAGCAATCTGGAATCCTGGGGCGGCTTAATGGGACCAGGTTACAACTACTTTGAGAGAGGAAATCTCGACATTTTCAGCGGGCGAGGCCCCTGTCTCTCGGCCCCTGTGTGCAAAATGATCCTTTCTTCCGACGGCACAGGTCCTCATCACGGATGGTACTGCAACTATGTCGAGATCACCTCCACAGGCCCTCACATTCCCTGCAATCAGCAACTATTTACAGTAGAGCAGTGGCTCGCCACCGACGTTAACCCCTACGAGCTCACGGCCGAGAGGGATCTCTGTGAATCTTCTGAAATCCGCGCCAAGGGCGGCTCACAGTTACGATTGGATTAA
- the LOC131036015 gene encoding uncharacterized protein LOC131036015 isoform X1, giving the protein MSSEEKNHVGLGLGWASHSAESPSQTASAIEGSNIGFQLLKKCGWKEGTGLGVAEQGRLDPIETHVKHDKRGIGAENKPKKTVNCTPKENSQLQPKRSSKKVKALSKRLRKLEAEEKRRQEQALEVAFFREFWPDNQNAPVADLI; this is encoded by the exons ATGTCTAGCGAAGAAAAAAACCATGTAGGCTTAGGGTTAGGTTGGGCTTCGCACTCAGCAGAGTCCCCTTCACAGACAGCGTCTGCAATTGAGGGCTCCAACATTGGATTCCAG CTGCTGAAAAAATGTGGGTGGAAGGAAGGAACTGGTCTGGGAGTTGCAGAGCAG GGCAGGTTGGATCCTATAGAAACACATGTGAAACATGATAAGCGAGGCATTGGCGCAGAAAATAAGCCAAAGAAAACAGTTAATTGTACACCAAAAGAAAATTCTCAA TTGCAACCAAAAAGAAGTTCAAAGAAGGTGAAAGCTTTATCCAAAAGGTTGAGAAAGTTGGAAGCTGAAGAGAAACGGCGGCAAGAACAGGCACTTGAGGTAGCATTCTTCAGGGAGTTCTGGCCAGATAAT CAAAATGCACCTGTGGCAGACCTCATTTGA
- the LOC131036015 gene encoding uncharacterized protein LOC131036015 isoform X2, whose translation MSSEEKNHVGLGLGWASHSAESPSQTASAIEGSNIGFQLLKKCGWKEGTGLGVAEQGRLDPIETHVKHDKRGIGAENKPKKTVNCTPKENSQLQPKRSSKKVKALSKRLRKLEAEEKRRQEQALEVAFFREFWPDNV comes from the exons ATGTCTAGCGAAGAAAAAAACCATGTAGGCTTAGGGTTAGGTTGGGCTTCGCACTCAGCAGAGTCCCCTTCACAGACAGCGTCTGCAATTGAGGGCTCCAACATTGGATTCCAG CTGCTGAAAAAATGTGGGTGGAAGGAAGGAACTGGTCTGGGAGTTGCAGAGCAG GGCAGGTTGGATCCTATAGAAACACATGTGAAACATGATAAGCGAGGCATTGGCGCAGAAAATAAGCCAAAGAAAACAGTTAATTGTACACCAAAAGAAAATTCTCAA TTGCAACCAAAAAGAAGTTCAAAGAAGGTGAAAGCTTTATCCAAAAGGTTGAGAAAGTTGGAAGCTGAAGAGAAACGGCGGCAAGAACAGGCACTTGAGGTAGCATTCTTCAGGGAGTTCTGGCCAGATAATGTATGA